In one Fodinicola acaciae genomic region, the following are encoded:
- a CDS encoding DsbA family protein: MASKSKAREIAAKRLAAQRRRQRLVTGSVTGVIAVSLLVIAIVVGVVIYRTNSAAPAAAPAGTLAGITVGKASAAVKIDIYLDFMCPHCRAMEQEVGPTFDRYVRAGTVRVVYHPVAYLDDRSAGTRYSTRASAASACAQQAGTFDRFRALLFDNQPAEGSAGLTDDRLVALGRQAGATGADFDRCVRDGRYTAWTTAITDDASRHGVSATPTVIVAGKAIDGPITPATLTAAIEAAK; the protein is encoded by the coding sequence ATGGCGTCCAAGAGCAAAGCACGTGAGATCGCCGCCAAGCGGCTCGCCGCACAGCGTCGCCGGCAGCGGCTGGTGACCGGATCGGTGACCGGCGTCATCGCGGTTTCGTTGCTGGTCATCGCGATCGTCGTCGGTGTCGTGATATATCGTACGAACTCCGCCGCTCCGGCGGCCGCGCCGGCGGGAACATTAGCCGGCATCACCGTCGGAAAAGCCAGCGCCGCGGTGAAAATCGACATCTACCTCGACTTCATGTGTCCACATTGCCGCGCGATGGAACAGGAAGTCGGTCCCACGTTCGACCGGTACGTGCGCGCCGGCACCGTACGCGTCGTCTACCACCCGGTCGCCTACCTCGACGACAGGTCCGCCGGCACGCGGTATTCGACCAGAGCGTCGGCCGCATCGGCTTGCGCGCAACAGGCAGGGACGTTCGACCGGTTCCGCGCACTGCTCTTCGACAACCAGCCGGCCGAAGGCTCGGCCGGACTGACCGACGATCGGCTGGTGGCGCTCGGCCGGCAGGCCGGTGCGACCGGCGCCGACTTCGACCGATGCGTACGCGATGGCCGCTACACCGCCTGGACGACGGCAATCACCGACGACGCCTCCCGTCATGGCGTCTCCGCCACGCCGACCGTCATCGTCGCAGGCAAGGCAATCGACGGCCCGATCACACCGGCGACCCTCACCGCAGCCATCGAAGCCGCCAAGTAA
- a CDS encoding SLC13 family permease, translating into MSAEVAVSMPILISIVVLAVIFVIATVRPVNLGALALIATFGIGILLVGEDLKATLAGFPADVFVLLVGVTYLFGIAAVNGTIEWLVNGTARLVRQNRLVIPWMLFFVAAIPTTIGAAGPASVALLSPFALRLAKKHNINPRLAGAMVLNGSNAGNFSPLNVLGVIVNGTIARNGLEASALWLWLGNFGFTVLLGGAAFLVFGGRRLIRERGDRTPVNDDAVTEEKPVGRIPLIATLAAIVLVAVGALAFRLDIGVIALTAAVLLHLFLPESSKGAVARISWSTVLLICGVVTYVALMQRIGAVKAIGGAVAGIAAPLLAILLLCLIAALTSAFASSIGILGAIIPLAVPFLASGDVPVTGAAIALAVSATAVDAVPFSSLGAVAVASAPDVDRDALYRGLIRWGFAMVPVAPAATWLLFVLL; encoded by the coding sequence ATGTCAGCGGAGGTCGCCGTGTCGATGCCGATCCTGATCTCGATCGTCGTGCTCGCGGTCATTTTCGTGATTGCGACCGTGCGGCCGGTCAATCTCGGGGCGCTGGCGCTGATCGCCACCTTCGGCATCGGCATTCTGCTGGTCGGTGAGGATCTGAAGGCGACGCTGGCCGGTTTTCCGGCTGACGTCTTCGTGTTGCTGGTCGGCGTGACGTATCTGTTCGGCATCGCCGCCGTCAATGGCACCATCGAATGGCTGGTCAACGGCACGGCCCGGCTGGTGCGGCAGAACCGGCTGGTCATTCCGTGGATGTTGTTCTTCGTGGCGGCGATACCGACCACCATCGGTGCCGCCGGTCCGGCCAGCGTCGCGCTGCTGTCGCCGTTTGCCTTGCGGCTGGCCAAAAAACACAACATCAACCCGCGGCTGGCCGGTGCCATGGTGCTGAACGGTTCCAACGCCGGCAACTTCTCACCGCTGAACGTGCTCGGCGTCATCGTGAACGGCACGATCGCGCGCAACGGCCTGGAGGCGAGCGCGTTGTGGCTGTGGCTCGGAAACTTCGGCTTCACGGTGTTGCTCGGCGGCGCCGCCTTCCTGGTTTTCGGTGGACGTCGACTGATCCGAGAACGCGGCGACCGTACGCCCGTGAACGACGACGCGGTGACGGAGGAAAAGCCGGTCGGCCGGATCCCGCTGATCGCCACGCTGGCCGCGATCGTGCTGGTCGCCGTCGGCGCGTTGGCTTTCCGTTTGGACATCGGCGTCATCGCGCTGACCGCCGCTGTCCTGTTGCATCTTTTCCTGCCGGAGAGCAGCAAAGGCGCGGTTGCCCGGATCAGCTGGTCGACCGTGTTGCTGATCTGTGGCGTAGTCACGTACGTGGCGCTGATGCAGAGAATCGGTGCGGTCAAAGCGATCGGTGGTGCGGTCGCCGGCATCGCGGCACCGCTGCTGGCGATCCTGCTGCTGTGCCTGATCGCCGCGCTCACGTCGGCGTTCGCCTCCAGCATCGGCATCCTCGGTGCCATCATTCCGCTCGCCGTGCCGTTCCTGGCCAGTGGCGACGTGCCGGTGACCGGCGCGGCGATCGCGCTCGCCGTCTCGGCGACCGCCGTCGACGCCGTACCGTTCTCCTCGCTCGGCGCCGTGGCTGTCGCGAGCGCACCGGACGTCGACCGCGACGCGCTCTATCGCGGCCTGATCAGGTGGGGGTTCGCGATGGTGCCGGTCGCGCCGGCCGCCACCTGGTTACTGTTCGTGCTCCTGTGA
- a CDS encoding YkvA family protein: MSTWDWIGIGLIAVLVIVTGVIAIWLVVKVIRHYRMVMRPDVPVAAKITFFASIAYAIFPLDLLPDPVLIDDIAVLVGALAYLGHVAKKLKDPDAELTAPGQPLKQSPSAGTRR; encoded by the coding sequence ATGTCGACGTGGGACTGGATCGGGATCGGGCTGATCGCCGTCCTGGTGATCGTCACCGGCGTGATCGCCATCTGGCTGGTGGTCAAGGTGATCCGGCACTACCGGATGGTCATGCGGCCGGACGTGCCGGTGGCCGCGAAGATCACCTTCTTCGCCTCCATCGCGTACGCGATCTTCCCGCTCGACCTGCTGCCGGACCCGGTGCTGATCGACGACATCGCGGTGCTGGTCGGGGCCCTCGCGTATCTCGGCCATGTCGCCAAGAAGCTCAAGGACCCCGACGCCGAGCTGACCGCACCGGGGCAACCGCTCAAGCAGTCGCCGAGCGCCGGCACCAGGCGCTAA
- a CDS encoding N-acetylmuramoyl-L-alanine amidase, which yields MNRRTILSAAALAPFALSAPVEAATARRASLRATTTAHELELGNLGTPAAGVTAAPGLPPGVPTAGEAPRMHLMRGKADVRSIRFRTQDVPAFSLVGLTWATERPQELYNGEVSIAVRTTDGAGRWSDWQAIGLDDAFDTAKQERTGSEPLWTGAAGGLEVIVSGSGARSPRDVRLALIDPARLDTDRAAHPRTFSSRPDVLTRKDWKADERQMTWRPEYSDTIRAVCLHHTETSNKYDEEDVPAILRSIYHFHAVTRKWGDIGYNALVDKFGRVWEGRCGGIDRPVIGAHAGGFNYRSGGISMLGSFTKDDVPQVMREAAARWIGWKLGTYDRDAHGDISMTGGPNTMYRHQVTVTLPSVWPHRQTSRTDCPGDGGMRAIGNVRDLAARAIKNVPFPPEAG from the coding sequence ATGAACCGTCGTACCATTCTGTCCGCTGCCGCGTTAGCGCCGTTCGCGCTGTCCGCTCCGGTCGAGGCGGCCACCGCACGCCGCGCGTCACTGCGGGCCACGACGACAGCGCACGAGCTGGAGCTCGGCAACCTCGGCACACCGGCGGCCGGGGTGACCGCCGCACCAGGACTGCCGCCTGGCGTACCAACCGCTGGCGAGGCCCCGCGGATGCACCTGATGCGCGGCAAGGCGGACGTACGGTCGATCCGCTTCCGCACCCAGGACGTGCCGGCCTTCTCGCTGGTCGGCCTGACGTGGGCCACCGAGCGACCGCAGGAGCTCTACAACGGCGAGGTGTCGATCGCCGTACGCACGACCGACGGCGCCGGCCGGTGGTCGGACTGGCAGGCAATCGGTCTCGACGACGCCTTCGACACCGCCAAGCAGGAGCGCACCGGCTCCGAACCGTTGTGGACCGGCGCCGCGGGCGGCCTCGAGGTCATCGTCTCCGGCTCCGGCGCCCGGTCGCCACGCGACGTGCGGCTCGCGCTGATCGACCCGGCGCGGCTGGACACCGACCGCGCGGCGCATCCGCGTACGTTCTCCAGCCGGCCGGACGTGCTGACCCGCAAGGACTGGAAGGCCGACGAGCGTCAGATGACCTGGCGGCCGGAATACTCCGACACGATCCGCGCGGTCTGCCTGCACCACACGGAGACCTCGAACAAATACGACGAGGAGGACGTGCCGGCGATCCTGCGGTCGATCTATCACTTCCACGCGGTCACCAGGAAATGGGGAGACATCGGCTACAACGCGCTGGTCGACAAGTTCGGCCGGGTCTGGGAGGGTCGCTGCGGCGGCATCGACCGGCCGGTGATCGGCGCACACGCGGGCGGTTTCAACTACCGCTCCGGCGGCATCTCGATGCTCGGCAGCTTCACCAAGGACGACGTGCCGCAGGTGATGCGCGAGGCGGCCGCGCGGTGGATCGGCTGGAAGCTCGGCACGTACGACCGCGACGCGCACGGCGACATCTCGATGACCGGCGGCCCGAACACCATGTATCGCCACCAGGTCACCGTCACGCTGCCGAGCGTCTGGCCGCACCGGCAGACCAGCCGGACCGACTGTCCCGGCGACGGCGGCATGCGCGCGATCGGCAACGTACGCGACCTCGCCGCGCGCGCCATCAAGAACGTCCCGTTCCCACCGGAAGCCGGCTGA